From Sus scrofa isolate TJ Tabasco breed Duroc chromosome 18, Sscrofa11.1, whole genome shotgun sequence, a single genomic window includes:
- the RHEB gene encoding GTP-binding protein Rheb — MPQSKSRKIAILGYRSVGKSSLTIQFVEGQFVDSYDPTIENTFTKLITVNGQEYHLQLVDTAGQDEYSIFPQTYSIDINGYILVYSVTSIKSFEVIKVIHGKLLDMVGKVQIPIMLVGNKKDLHMERVISYEEGKALAESWNAAFLESSAKENQTAVDVFRRIILEAEKIDGAASQGKSSCSVM, encoded by the exons ATGCCGCAGTCCAAGTCCCGGAAGATCGCGATCCTGGGCTACCGGTCTGTGG GGAAATCCTCGCTGACGATTCAGTTTGTCGAAGGCCAATTTGTTGACTCCTACGATCcaactatagaaaaca CTTTCACAAAATTGATCACAGTAAATGGACAAGAATATCATCTTCAACTTGTAGACACAGCTGGGCAG GATGAATATTCCATCTTCCCTCAGACATACTCCATAGATATTAACGGTTATATCCTCGTGTATTCTGTTACATCAATCAAAAG ttttgaagTGATTAAAGTCATCCATGGCAAATTGTTGGACATGGTGGGGAAAGTGCA AATACCTATTATGTTGGTCGGGAATAAGAAAGACCTACATATGGAAAG GGTGATCAGTTATGAAGAAGGGAAAGCATTAGCAGAATCTTGGAATGCAGCTTTTTTGGAATCTTCTGCTAAAGAAAATCag ACTGCTGTTGATGTCTTTAGAAGGATAATTTTGGAGGCAGAAAAAATCGATGGCGCTGCTTCACAAGGCAAGTCGTCCTGCTCGGTGATGTGA